From Tripterygium wilfordii isolate XIE 37 chromosome 13, ASM1340144v1, whole genome shotgun sequence, the proteins below share one genomic window:
- the LOC120012111 gene encoding thioredoxin H-type-like — protein sequence MGACLTKNHDDGDGDSDHDIDFAGGNVHLITKKESWEQKLSQANKDGKIVIANFTATWCGPCRMIAPFYSELSEKYPSLMFLVVDVDELSDFSSGWDIKATPTFFFLRDGQQIDKLVGANKPELQKKITAVLDSIGPCQK from the exons AATCAcgatgatggtgatggtgattcTGATCACGACATTGACTTTGCTGGTGGTAATGTGCACCTGATTACCAAAAAAGAGAGTTGGGAACAGAAATTGTCACAAGCAAATAAAGACGGAAAGATC GTAATTGCGAACTTCACTGCAACATGGTGTGGTCCTTGTAGAATGATTGCGCCATTCTACAGCGAGTTATCTGAGAAATACCCGTCTTTAATGTTCTTGGTGGTCGATGTTGACGAACTAAGT GATTTTAGCAGTGGATGGGATATCAAGGCCACTCCTACATTCTTCTTTCTTAGAGATGGCCAGCAAATTGACAAACTTGTAGGAGCCAACAAGCCAGAACTACAGAAGAAGATAACTGCTGTATTGGATTCAATCGGCCCTTGTCAAAAATGA